The following proteins are co-located in the Enoplosus armatus isolate fEnoArm2 chromosome 10, fEnoArm2.hap1, whole genome shotgun sequence genome:
- the clp1 gene encoding polyribonucleotide 5'-hydroxyl-kinase Clp1 produces MATEGVEKTSEDAPTPGKVSTRFDLEKETELRFEVEAGEAAEQVELELLTGMAEVFGSELNRNKKYTFGPGSKIAVFTWQGCSVNLYGKPEVAYVSKDTPMLLYLNTHAALEQMRKQAERDNERGPRVMVVGPTDVGKSTVCRLLLSYAVRVGRRPTLVELDVGQSGVSVPGTVSALCIERPADVEEGFSVQAPLVYHFGSTTPGTNIKLYNKLTSRLAEVFSQRCEVNRKASVGGCIINTCGWVKGSGYQALVHCASAFEVDVVLVLDHERLYNELKRDLPHFVRVVLLPKSGGVVERSKECRRDTRDEKIREYFYGFRGVSFYPFSFEVRFSDVRIYKIGAPSIPDSCLPLGMSQDDTQLKLVPVTPGRDLTYHVLSVSSAEDGEEGARKGIVESPVCGFIVVTYVDTQTQVMKVLSPAPRPLPRHTLLIMDIRFMDMK; encoded by the exons ATGGCAACAGAGGGTGTGGAAAAGACGAGTGAAGATGCTCCAACACCTGGGAAGGTCAGCACCAGGTTTGACCTGGAGAAGGAGACTGAGCTTCGGTTTGAGGTGGAGGCAGGGGAGGCAGCTGAGCAAGTTGAGCTGGAGCTCCTCACAGGAATGGCTGAGGTGTTTGGCTCAGAGCTGAACCGCAACAAGAAGTACACATTTGGCCCAGGCTCCAAAATTGCAGTTTTCACCTGGCAAGGCTGCAGTGTGAATCTTTACGGGAAGCCAGAG GTGGCTTATGTGTCCAAGGATACACCCATGCTGCTCTACCTGAACACACACGCTGCCCTGGAACAGATGAGAAAACAAGCAGAGCGGGACAATGAGAGGGGGCCGAGG GTGATGGTGGTGGGACCTACAGATGTGGGGAAGTCAACAGTGTGCCGGCTGCTATTAAGCTATGCTGTAAGGGTGGGCCGGAGGCCAACACTGGTGGAACTGGATGTTGGACAGAGTGGG GTGTCTGTACCTGGGACAGTGTCAGCACTGTGCATCGAGCGTCCAGCAGACGTGGAGGAGGGTTTCTCCGTCCAGGCTCCTTTGGTCTACCACTTTGGCTCTACTACCCCAGGGACCAACATCAAACTTTACAATaag CTGACGTCACGCCTGGCTGAGGTGTTTTCCCAGCGCTGTGAGGTGAACAGGAAGGCCAGCGTGGGAGGCTGTATCATCAACACATGCGGCTGGGTGAAGGGGTCTGGATACCAGGCTCTGGTCCACTGTGCCTCTGCCTTCGAGGTAGATGTAGTGCTGGTGCTGGACCATGAGAGGCTCTACAATGAACTCAAACGAGACCTCCCTCACTTTGTGCGGGTTGTGCTCCTACCCAAGTCTGGGGGGGTGGTGGAGCGCTCCAAGGAGTGCCGACGGGATACTCGGGATGAGAAGATCCGTGAGTATTTCTATGGCTTCCGTGGAGTGTCCTTCTACCCTTTTTCCTTTGAAGTGCGTTTCTCAGATGTCCGCATCTACAAGATCGGGGCACCATCCATCCCAGACTCGTGCTTGCCACTGGGAATGTCTCAGGATGACACACAGCTAAAGCTGGTGCCTGTGACACCAGGGAGAGACCTCACGTATCATGTGCTGAGCGTGAGCAGTGCTGAGGACGGAGAGGAAGGTGCTAGAAAGGGTATCGTGGAGAGCCCTGTGTGTGGCTTTATTGTGGTGACTTatgtggacacacaaacacaggtgatGAAAGTGCTGTCCCCAGCGCCCAGACCACTGCCAAGACACACTCTGCTTATCATGGACATCCGCTTCATGGACATGAAATGA